CATCATAGATAGGAGAGCTGGAAGAATAAAAAACACCGAAGAATTAGAAAAGGCAATAGATGGACTTAAAGTAGATGGCGTTGAAGTAATATTTAAACAATCAGGCGGATATAGGGCCGCACTTGTTTTAAGGGGTCCAAATTTAAGTGATAAAATAACAGAGGGCGACCCACATAAAGAAGGAGTTCCAATTCCAGAAGTAAAACCACTTGATAATTCAGAAGATGCAAAAAGAACGGCAACTATATTAAATAAAGTAATAAAAATAGCACATGATAAATTAAACAGCCACCCTGTAAATGAAGAAAGAAGGAAAAATGGGGAGCTCCCTGCCAATGCCATATTGCCAAGGGGAGTTGGTATGGTTCCAAATATTCAGCCATTTAACGAGAAAAATGATATAAAAGGAGCATGCATTGCTGGAACAGGACTTATAAAAGGAATTGCAAAAATGGTGCAATTAGATTATATTGATGTAGAGGGGGCAACAGGAACACCCACCACAAACCTAAAAAATAAAGCTGATGCATTATTAAATGCAATAAAAACCTATGATTTTGTGTTAATAAATGTGAAGGGGGCCGATGAAGCTTCTCATGATGGAAATTATGAACTCAAAAAAGAATTTATTGAAAAAATTGATAAAATGTTAAAATATATACTTGAAAATATAGATAAAAATGAGGTATATATTACTTTAACAGGAGACCATTCCACGCCAATAGAGAAAAAAGACCATTCAGCCGACCCGATACCAATAGTTATATGGGGCAAGAGTGTTAGGGTAGATGCCGTTGAAACATTTGATGAATTTTCCACTTATAAAGGAGGTCTTTGCTGGATAAAAGGAGAAAATATTGTGCCAATACTTCTTGATTTAACTGGAAAAGCCCATAAATACGGTGCTTAAATTTAATTTATTTAAATTAAATATTATTATTTTATTATTTTATAATATGTGTGATATTATGGAAGAATTTACAGGTATAGGCTATTTTTACAAAAAATCCATTAAAAACCAGTTGGATAAAAAGGATGCTTCGTTATTATGGGAGCTCCCCTATTACACATTATTGTATCTTGCAAATTGTGTAAAAAAACACAATAATAGTAATAATATCGATTTATGTTCCATAATAAATGCCAAATCTGGATTATGTTCTGAAAATTGTGCTTTTTGTTCTCAATCATTACATAACAGCTCAAAAATAAAAGAATATCCTTTAAAACCAAAAGAAGATATTTTAAAACAGGCGAAATACATAGAAAAATATAGTAATAGATTTTCAATAGTTGTTAGTGGTAAAACAGTAAATGATAGAGAATATAATGAAATAATAGATGCTATAAAGGACATCAAAAAAGAAACCAATTTAAAAGTTTGTGCTTCTTTGGGATTATTGGATAATAGTCAATTAAAAGAATTAAAGGATTTAGATGTTAGAATACACAATAATTTAGAAACTTCAAAAGAATATTTTGATAAAATATGCACCACCCACACATATGATGACAAAGTAAAATCCATAACAATGGCAAAAAAAATAGGTTTGGAGGTCTGTAGTGGTGGCATAATTGGACTAGGGGAAAGCCTTGAAAATAGAATAAATTTATTTTATGAATTAAAAGAATTGGATGTTGAGGGAATACCCATAAATATATACAATCCAATTAAAGGAACTAAAACCTATGAATTATTAAATAACAATGCGATAAAACAAATTACTCCAATTGAAGCTTTAAAATCCATTGCCATATGTAAATTAATATTGCCTAATAAAGATGTTAGATTATGTGGTGGCAGAGAATACAATTTGAGAGATTGGCAAAGTTTATCATTATTGGCAATTGATGGGCTTATGATTGGCAACTATTTAACCACCAATGGTAGAAATATCGAAGACGATATAAAAATGATAGTTGACGGGGGATTTGATGGAAAATAATATATTAAAAAATACAATAGATGATGAGTTAAAGAAAAAATACAATTTATTAAAAGAATATTTTAAAGATAAAACTGTAATTATATCATATTCGGGGGGAGCAGATAGTTTATTGGTGGCAAAAATAGCTTCCAACGCTGCAAAAGAGCACCTTGCCATAACCATTGACAATGGATTTTTTACAAAACAGGCAATAATTAATTCAAAAATAAGGGCAAAAAAATACAACATAAATCATAAAATCATTAATATTGACTATTTTAATAGTGAATTTAATAATAAAAATAATAATATTGACATTAACATTGAAAATATTAACAATGATTTAAAAAATAGATGCTATTATTGTAAAAAAGACATTGCATTAACTATTAAAGGACAATTAAAAAAATATGATTATGATATGATTGTAGATGGAACAAATTATTCTGATTTATTCGAGGATAGGCCAGGTATAAAGGCATACAAAGAACAAAATATAAAATCACCACTTGCGGAGCTCCACATTACAAAGAAAGAAGTATTTAAATTATTGGATTATTTAGATATGGAGCTCCCAAAAAAAGACAGCTGTTTAGCCACAAGAATATTAACTCCCCCAATTACTACTGATAAATTAAAAACTGTTGAAATGGCGGAGAACTATTTAGTAAATTTATTAAATATAAAAGAATATTTTAGAGTTAGGACATATTATGACATTGCAATTGTTGAAATAACGGAAAAAGACTATTGTAAGTTAAATGATATTAAAAATATTAAACAGATTAACAACGAATTTAAAAAATTAGGATTTACAAAATGCTGTTTTGAACTTATTGAAAAATAACTAAAAAATAATAAATAATTAAATCAATTCAACGAAATTCTCAATCATTTTTAATCCTGCATTACCACTTTTTTCAGGGTGAAACTGGGTGGCATATATGTTATCCTTATTTAATACGCAGGCAAATTTATTGCCATAATCACTAACTCCTGCTATGACATCGGCATTTGATGGATTTACGAAATATGAATGAACAAAATAAAAATACTCATTATTTTTTATGCCCTCAAATAGGGGAATATCTTTAACTTGTTCGACATTATTCCAGCCCATATGGGGGATTTTTTCTACGCCTTTAAATTTTAAAACATCTCCTTTTATAATTCCCAATCCTCCATCTTTTGAATCCCCACATTCTTCACTTTGTTCCATTAACAGTTGCATACCTAAACAAATGCCTAAAAATGGAACATTCTCTACCGCTTTACCTATCACTTCTTTTAAAGAATATTCTCCATTCTTAATGGATAAATTTTGCATCACACTTCCGAAATTTCCAACTCCTGGTAGTATTATTTTATCTGCACTGAAAATGGTTTCAGGGTCGTTGGTAATTACTATGTTATTAGAATATAATTCAACGGCCTTTTTTATGCTTCTTAAATTCCCTGCATTGTAGTCAATTATAGCAATCACAATATCACTTAAAAATATTCTTCTTCAAGTTCTTTCACTGTATTTTTTATTTTTTCAAGGGCAATGTATGCATCTTCTTTATTTTTTAATCCCGTTATAACAACTTTTCCACTGCCAAATACCAATAATACAACTTTTGGAGATTCCATTCTATAAACTAATCCGGGGAATTGCTCTGGTTCATATTCTGTTCTTTCAAGAGTAGATAAGTCATCTAAATTAGGTTCCATACCGAGCTCCGCAGTAGCCACCATATTTTGAACTTTTACCTCGGGAGTATCAATTAAATCTAATCCAGCTTCTCTTAAATATTCCATAACTTTGTTTATTGCAATTACTGCATCTTCTTTGCTTTTTGCACCAGTGCAGTTTAATTTACCACTTCTAAATATTAATAATGCAACTTTTGGGTCACTTAATCTACAAACTAATCCAGGGAATTGCTCTGGTTCATATTCTGAATTATCAAGAACATCTGCAACATATTCTAAGTCGATATCGTCCCCTATTTTTGTGGAGACTACAACATTTACAATTTTTATTTCGGAGCTCATAATATCTCACCTATATTTTATAATATTTTATTTATATAGTATATATAGTATATAAAGGTATTATATAAATATCGGTATAATATCTACATATATATTTAATTTAAATTTATAGATTAAATGTTAAAATAATATTGAATAAGAAAATTGACCATAAATAAAACTTAAACCGCATATATTAATTATATTAAAAAAATAAAAAAATAAAATATATGAGAATAATTACATGAAGAGAGCTCCTAATCCAGCAGCAGCTGCTTCGGAGTTTTCTTCTTCTTTTTTCTCTTCTTTAGCTTCTTCTTTAGCTTCTTCTGCAGCTGGTGCAGCAGCAACAGCAACTGGTGCAGCAGCAGCTTTTGATATAGCTTCTTCAATATCTACTCCATCTAATGCAGCAACTAATGCTTTAACTCTTGCGTCTACTACTTCCACACCTGCGGCGGACAATATTGCACTAACAGCGTCCTCTGTAATTTCTTTACCTGCTGAGTTTAATAATAATGCAGCGTATATATATTCCATATTTACACCTCAAATATGTCAAATTGTTTCTTTTTATTGTTTTATCTTAATTTTAAGTTATATTTATATTTTACTATAAATAAAGTATTCGAATTTATGAGATATATTTAATTTATTAGAATAGCATTCCCAATCCAGCGGCTGGTGCTTCTTCTTCTTCTTCTTTCTCTTCTTCTTTCTCTTCTTTTGGAGCTTCTTCTTCCTTAGCTTCCACAGCAGATGCAGTCGAAGATACTCTTTCTTTTAAATCATCGTCAAGTGCTTCTTCACCAGCTTCTGATGCAACAGATAACATTTGAGCATAAGCTTTTCCAAGTATGTCATCAACAGTTTTGTCCGTAATGAACGCACTTTCGATAGATACAGCTTTTGCTTCTGTAAATGCTTTTTGCAATATTGTTTCAATTGTTTCAGTTGTAGGTATTGCAGCATTAACTGACAAATTAAATGCACTTGTGAAGGCAGATTGTATATTTTGAACAAACTCTTCTTCATCTATTTTCAATACATCAGATGTATATACTATACCATCTTCATAAGCTGCCAATAAGTCTAAACCTACTTTTGTTGGTTTAATACCTAATGCTGAAAGCACTACGGCAACTTTTGGAGATACTACTTCTCCTTCTTTAACGATAACGGTATCATCTTTTATTGCGATTTTACCTTTATCAATTACAGCAGGAAGGCCAGCACCTTTTAATTCTCCTAAAAATGGTCCTGGTGGCATTCCTGTTGAACCTGCTTCAACTACTATATCACTAGGGGCGATAGCACCGGCTTTTATAGGAGCAGGAGCTTTACCATCTTCCAATGTTTTGTATAATTTGAATGGGTTCATGTCTGTAATTACTATTGCAGCTCCTCTTTCAAGGCATTCTGCCAACTTAGCAAATTTGGGGTCATTGGATTCCTCTGCGAGTTCTTCAATAGCTCTTTTAATTAAGGTATTTCTTGACATTCTTAATGTCATTAAATCCCTAATATTATCTCTGATTTCTTGAAGTTGCACAGCAGGAACTTCCATCATATCTACTAATGCAATGACCTGTCCTTCTTTCAATAATTTTTTCAAATTATTTACTTCTTCAATTTTCCAAGGGGCTATTTTATGTTCTTCTGCAACTATCATATAGTATCCACCCCTACTCTTTTATAGGAACTGATGGTCCCATTGTTAGTTTTGTATAAGCATTTTTAACATGGTAAAGCCCCTTTTCGTATTGCCTAGCAACAGTGCTTAATATTGCATCAATATTTTCAGCAAGCTCTTCATCATTTAATTTTTCAGTTCCTGCCAATACTTTAAATGATGGCTTGTCTCTTGTATTTATGCTAACTGTTTTCTTAAATCTTTCAACAAGTGGTTTTAAGTTTGCATTTGCAGGCACCGGTTGTGGCATTTTACCTCTTGGACCCAATACAGGACCTAAGGTTTTACCAACGAGGGGCATCATGTCTGCCTGAGCAATGAAAAAATCATTTTCATTTGCTAGCTTTTTAGCGTTTTTCTTATTTTTTCCTAATTCTTCTAATTCTTCCTGTCTTATTACAGTGAGGCCCATTTCATCTGCCTGAGCTGCTAAATCCCCTTTTGCAATTACTGCAATTTTGGATTCCTTACCTCGTCCGTGTGGTAAAATAACATTTTGTTTAATTCTATTTTCAGGTCTTGAAAAATCAAGCTCCTTCAAATTTACAATTAAATCCACGGACTGGTTGAAGTTTCGCGGCTTAGCATTTTTACGAGCCTCCTTCACTGCATTCAATATTGTTTCTCTGTCCATGTAATAGCCTCCTGTAATTATTAACCGCATTGTATTTTTAATATTTTAAGTAATATATTTTATTCTATATTAATATATATTTATATGCAATCCAATATTTGCGGTCAAACATGGAGCAAATTTAATATCAGATAACTATTATATAAAGATTATGGTAATGGATGGAATATTATTTTTATTATTATTATTATTTTCATGTGGTTCTTGAAAGCGTCACAGGGAGCTCCGAAAAATCAAATAATATCAATATATAATTAATTCATCACATTATTGCATAAATCTATAATTTCTTTTAAGGCTTCCTTTAATACTTCTTCGGCATTAACTCCTTCCGTAGTTTTTAATATCAATATTGGGTTGGAAATATGCAAATCAGTTTCAGGGTCTAAAACAGGATGTTCTAAGGCATATGATGCCATAACTACCTTATCTTTTTTATCCAACAACATATCTTTTAAAAGATTGCTTAATGAATGGTCATCATGTATTAATTCTACTTCAATGTAATTTTCTGTTTTATTCAATATTTTTATATAATTCATTTTATCACCTTCTACATATATATTAGTTTTTTAGTTTAATTATTTCGTTTCTAATTTCATTAATTATATCCACATTATATATTCTTTTTTTATTTCCGTCTTTTATTGAATA
The window above is part of the Methanococcus aeolicus Nankai-3 genome. Proteins encoded here:
- a CDS encoding 50S ribosomal protein L10; this translates as MIVAEEHKIAPWKIEEVNNLKKLLKEGQVIALVDMMEVPAVQLQEIRDNIRDLMTLRMSRNTLIKRAIEELAEESNDPKFAKLAECLERGAAIVITDMNPFKLYKTLEDGKAPAPIKAGAIAPSDIVVEAGSTGMPPGPFLGELKGAGLPAVIDKGKIAIKDDTVIVKEGEVVSPKVAVVLSALGIKPTKVGLDLLAAYEDGIVYTSDVLKIDEEEFVQNIQSAFTSAFNLSVNAAIPTTETIETILQKAFTEAKAVSIESAFITDKTVDDILGKAYAQMLSVASEAGEEALDDDLKERVSSTASAVEAKEEEAPKEEKEEEKEEEEEAPAAGLGMLF
- the hisH gene encoding imidazole glycerol phosphate synthase subunit HisH; this encodes MIAIIDYNAGNLRSIKKAVELYSNNIVITNDPETIFSADKIILPGVGNFGSVMQNLSIKNGEYSLKEVIGKAVENVPFLGICLGMQLLMEQSEECGDSKDGGLGIIKGDVLKFKGVEKIPHMGWNNVEQVKDIPLFEGIKNNEYFYFVHSYFVNPSNADVIAGVSDYGNKFACVLNKDNIYATQFHPEKSGNAGLKMIENFVELI
- the rpl12p gene encoding 50S ribosomal protein P1, producing MEYIYAALLLNSAGKEITEDAVSAILSAAGVEVVDARVKALVAALDGVDIEEAISKAAAAPVAVAAAPAAEEAKEEAKEEKKEEENSEAAAAGLGALFM
- the bioB gene encoding biotin synthase BioB, with product MEEFTGIGYFYKKSIKNQLDKKDASLLWELPYYTLLYLANCVKKHNNSNNIDLCSIINAKSGLCSENCAFCSQSLHNSSKIKEYPLKPKEDILKQAKYIEKYSNRFSIVVSGKTVNDREYNEIIDAIKDIKKETNLKVCASLGLLDNSQLKELKDLDVRIHNNLETSKEYFDKICTTHTYDDKVKSITMAKKIGLEVCSGGIIGLGESLENRINLFYELKELDVEGIPINIYNPIKGTKTYELLNNNAIKQITPIEALKSIAICKLILPNKDVRLCGGREYNLRDWQSLSLLAIDGLMIGNYLTTNGRNIEDDIKMIVDGGFDGK
- a CDS encoding 50S ribosomal protein L1, whose translation is MDRETILNAVKEARKNAKPRNFNQSVDLIVNLKELDFSRPENRIKQNVILPHGRGKESKIAVIAKGDLAAQADEMGLTVIRQEELEELGKNKKNAKKLANENDFFIAQADMMPLVGKTLGPVLGPRGKMPQPVPANANLKPLVERFKKTVSINTRDKPSFKVLAGTEKLNDEELAENIDAILSTVARQYEKGLYHVKNAYTKLTMGPSVPIKE
- a CDS encoding TATA-box-binding protein; amino-acid sequence: MSSEIKIVNVVVSTKIGDDIDLEYVADVLDNSEYEPEQFPGLVCRLSDPKVALLIFRSGKLNCTGAKSKEDAVIAINKVMEYLREAGLDLIDTPEVKVQNMVATAELGMEPNLDDLSTLERTEYEPEQFPGLVYRMESPKVVLLVFGSGKVVITGLKNKEDAYIALEKIKNTVKELEEEYF
- the larE gene encoding ATP-dependent sacrificial sulfur transferase LarE produces the protein MENNILKNTIDDELKKKYNLLKEYFKDKTVIISYSGGADSLLVAKIASNAAKEHLAITIDNGFFTKQAIINSKIRAKKYNINHKIINIDYFNSEFNNKNNNIDINIENINNDLKNRCYYCKKDIALTIKGQLKKYDYDMIVDGTNYSDLFEDRPGIKAYKEQNIKSPLAELHITKKEVFKLLDYLDMELPKKDSCLATRILTPPITTDKLKTVEMAENYLVNLLNIKEYFRVRTYYDIAIVEITEKDYCKLNDIKNIKQINNEFKKLGFTKCCFELIEK
- a CDS encoding 2,3-bisphosphoglycerate-independent phosphoglycerate mutase, yielding MKAVVFIIDGLGDRPNKQGNTPLKEAHTPTMDKMAKEGICGIMNAVDIGVGPGSDTAHLALLGYNPYTTYTGRGPFEACGVGIDVKAGDIAFRCNFATVDDNLTIIDRRAGRIKNTEELEKAIDGLKVDGVEVIFKQSGGYRAALVLRGPNLSDKITEGDPHKEGVPIPEVKPLDNSEDAKRTATILNKVIKIAHDKLNSHPVNEERRKNGELPANAILPRGVGMVPNIQPFNEKNDIKGACIAGTGLIKGIAKMVQLDYIDVEGATGTPTTNLKNKADALLNAIKTYDFVLINVKGADEASHDGNYELKKEFIEKIDKMLKYILENIDKNEVYITLTGDHSTPIEKKDHSADPIPIVIWGKSVRVDAVETFDEFSTYKGGLCWIKGENIVPILLDLTGKAHKYGA
- a CDS encoding DNA-directed RNA polymerase subunit L — encoded protein: MNYIKILNKTENYIEVELIHDDHSLSNLLKDMLLDKKDKVVMASYALEHPVLDPETDLHISNPILILKTTEGVNAEEVLKEALKEIIDLCNNVMN